The following coding sequences are from one Planctomycetaceae bacterium window:
- a CDS encoding MTAP family purine nucleoside phosphorylase, whose protein sequence is MAATLACIAGEEVYRQWQAGHIAGTQLGPRKTPFGNSGEIFLVAAEGTEFYLLPRYGAGMDKTAPCKINSRANMYALKDLGVNRVVAWGPGGTITHNIAVGDLVILTDLLDLTHRREATFFEDSPLGFLRQFPVFCPSLRKAAGEALHAMRLVFHGSGTAAVSEGPRLETPAEIRMLSALGAEVATHTFVPEVFLAKELQMCYAAVCYVVNYAEGGLRHKPFAPGTLFGGLSSESDHDRVAGAVSAMTQTMVRIAHAVDKSPPDCTCEKTMQHNIEAYGLDADWHTWFGK, encoded by the coding sequence ATGGCCGCGACACTGGCGTGCATTGCAGGCGAAGAGGTCTACCGGCAGTGGCAGGCCGGCCATATTGCAGGCACTCAGCTCGGCCCGCGAAAGACCCCCTTCGGCAACAGCGGCGAGATCTTCCTGGTCGCGGCCGAGGGCACCGAGTTCTACCTGCTGCCGCGGTACGGCGCGGGCATGGACAAGACCGCCCCCTGCAAGATCAATAGCCGCGCCAACATGTACGCCCTGAAAGACCTGGGCGTCAACCGCGTGGTGGCCTGGGGGCCCGGCGGCACCATCACCCACAACATCGCCGTGGGCGACCTGGTGATCCTGACCGACCTGCTCGACCTGACGCACCGCCGAGAGGCGACCTTCTTTGAAGACAGCCCCCTGGGCTTCCTGCGACAGTTCCCCGTCTTCTGCCCCTCGCTGCGAAAAGCCGCCGGCGAGGCCCTGCACGCCATGCGCCTGGTCTTCCACGGTTCGGGCACAGCCGCCGTCTCCGAAGGCCCGCGACTCGAAACCCCCGCCGAGATCCGCATGCTCTCAGCCCTGGGCGCCGAGGTGGCTACCCACACCTTCGTGCCGGAAGTCTTCCTGGCCAAGGAACTGCAGATGTGCTACGCGGCCGTCTGCTACGTCGTCAACTACGCCGAAGGCGGCCTGCGCCACAAACCCTTCGCCCCCGGCACGCTCTTCGGCGGCCTGTCGAGCGAATCCGACCACGACCGTGTAGCCGGCGCCGTCAGCGCGATGACACAGACGATGGTCCGAATCGCTCATGCCGTAGATAAATCCCCGCCCGACTGCACCTGCGAAAAAACCATGCAGCACAACATCGAAGCCTACGGCCTCGACGCCGACTGGCACACGTGGTTTGGGAAATGA